In the Triticum aestivum cultivar Chinese Spring unplaced genomic scaffold, IWGSC CS RefSeq v2.1 scaffold29310, whole genome shotgun sequence genome, GGACCTCCAGAGTGCCGCCACTGCCGTCCAACTTGACGTCGAGGATGCAGCGGATGAGACCCTTCTCGCCCATGGCCCGAGCCTTGAACTTCACTCCCACGAAGTTGTACTCGGTCGCCGAGCGCCACCGGCGCACAGACATGGGATCAGCGGTGCAAAACGGCACGGCAGGCGAGACAGAGAGTGGCTTCAAGTGCATATGAAGAAGATGGAGAAGATTACCGGGTGCCGCCTGCTCTGGCAGCACCATGGCCGGCGCGGCCATGGCGTACATTTGTCTCCTCATGAGATCAAGGGCATAATCCGAGATCTCTGTAAGCACACGATCCTTACCGTCCAAAGTGGTCAGCTCCCCGATCTTCTCAAGGACGAAGAACGGTATCTGGTTCTCCGCGAGATAGAACACGTCGCGGACCACCGCTAGCGCCTCCGCCCTGTTTGCTGACGAGACGGCGGCCTCCGCAGTCCCCACATCATCTAGATCTAGATGATGTGATCTGAGGCCGACAAGGCGGGACAGTATGTAACAGGCGTCGAGGAGCAGCATGCGCACGAATTGCTCGCTCGTCATGTCCTCAAATGTGTTGGCGTAGCAGTTCCTGGTGTCACGCTCCAGGCATGCCAGCTCCTTGACATAGACATCCACCGTCATGGCCGGTCTTGCTGCCTTCGCCGCCGAGAGCACCATGTCGAGGCTTGCCAGCTTGTCATGCTCCATGGCGAGGTGTGGGTTGTTGCTCTGGGGCCGAGGGTAGTTGTACGGGCCGATGGCGACGTGGTCAGGATCATACTCGCTGCTGTCGACGTTGCGCGTGAGGTCGCGGACCTTTCCGACGACGATGGAGCAAGGACGGCAACCATCGCCGCCCTGCGCCTTGGATGAGTTCAGGGTGGCCAGCTTATCTTCCAGCTCATGGGCCAGCTGATGCATCTCCAGGACGCAGGAATCCGAATCCGTAGATTGGTCTGCAGACAGTCCATCGATCAGCCCCAAACAGATTGTGATTAGTCAACTACGTTTTTTTGAAACTAATTACTAATACTAGTAGTACAAGATAAAATAGAACAGACGGGATGATAAGTTCACTGGGCACCTTTTTGATCCATTTGCTTGTCCACCAATGGCCTTACGCTGCCGCCGAGCAGAGTAGCATGCAGTTGCACTCGTGGAG is a window encoding:
- the LOC123176501 gene encoding UPF0481 protein At3g47200-like, translating into MDQKDQSTDSDSCVLEMHQLAHELEDKLATLNSSKAQGGDGCRPCSIVVGKVRDLTRNVDSSEYDPDHVAIGPYNYPRPQSNNPHLAMEHDKLASLDMVLSAAKAARPAMTVDVYVKELACLERDTRNCYANTFEDMTSEQFVRMLLLDACYILSRLVGLRSHHLDLDDVGTAEAAVSSANRAEALAVVRDVFYLAENQIPFFVLEKIGELTTLDGKDRVLTEISDYALDLMRRQMYAMAAPAMVLPEQAAPGNLLHLLHMHLKPLSVSPAVPFCTADPMSVRRWRSATEYNFVGVKFKARAMGEKGLIRCILDVKLDGSGGTLEVPCLDIDSETWRLLRNLIELEQRNRETVGSHVTAYCVFISQVACTTKDVELLSKRGVIVHGHGNNEEVAKCFADLCKGIQFDPDDPNCNYLRETCKKLEKRFQSYPRRWIAWLKQRYLRNPWLAVGLLAAVIGLVLAVIQTVYSVLCYYKQQ